The following is a genomic window from Flavobacteriales bacterium.
TTCCCGAGGACGACGAGGGCGACTACCCGGTGTGGCTGCACGTGACCAACCAGTACGGCTGCCCGGACAGCGTGATGAAGGTGGTGCACATCGACGGCATCTTCTTCCTGTATGTGCCCAACGCCTTCACGCCGGACGGCGACGGGGTGAACGACCTCTTCGGTCCCTCGGGCCAGGGGCTGGCCGATGCCGACTATGAGTTCACCGTCTTCGACCGGTGGGGCAGCCCGGTGTTCCGGACCAATGACTGGCGCGAACAGTGGTCGGGCAGCGGGCTCGGAGGCGGCCCGGCGGTGCAGGGCGTGTACGCGTGGCGGCTGAAGGCCAAGGACCGCTACCGCGGCCATCGCAAGGAGGCCATGGGCCACGTGACGCTGGTGCGCTAGTCGATGCACCTTTGCGGCCGCTCCCGTGGCCGCTCCCCATCCCATCACCCGTCGTGACATCGACCGCCTGGCGGTGCCCGCGATCATCAGCGGCATCGCCGAGCCGCTGATCGCGCTGGTGGACACGGCCTTCGTGGGCAGCCTGGGCACCGCCGACCTGGGCGCGGTGGGCATCGCCAGCAGCTTCTTCCTCCTGGTGGTGTGGGTGCTGGCGCAAACGCGCAGCGCGGTGCTGAGCGTGGTGGCGCGCCACTACGGCGAGGAACGGCTGGACGCGGTCCGGGGCCTGGTGCCCATCGCCATCTGGATGAACGTGGGCCTCGGGATCTTCTTCCACCTGGTGACCGGCCCCTTCGCCGAGGACATTTTCCGCCTGTACAACGCGGAGGGCGCGGTGCTGAACAAGGCGGTGGACTACTTCCACATCCGCTCGATCGGCTTCCCGTTGTCGCTGGCCACCTTCGCCATCACCGGCGCCTTCCGGGGCATCCAGAACCTGAGCTGGAGCATGTGGATCAGCCTGCTGGGCGCGGCGGTGAACCTGCTGTTGAACCCGCTGCTCATCTTCGGCTGGGGCCCCGTGCCCGGCCTGGGCATCGAAGGGTCGGCCTGGGCCAGCGTCATCGCGCAGGCCGTGATGTGCTGCACGGCCCTGGTGATGCTGCGCACCCGGACCTCCTTCCCGGTCTGGCCCCGGCGATGGCATCACCCCGAGCTGAAGGGGCTTTGGCTGCTGAGCGGCAACCTCTTCGCCCGCACCATGGCCCTCAATGCCTGCTACTACCTGGGCAATCGCTACGCGACCGGCTATGGCGAGGCCCACATCGGCGCGCACAGCATCGCCATGCAGATCTGGCTCTTCAGCGCCTTCTTCATCGACGGCTACGCGGCGGCGGGCAGTGTCCTGGCCGGAAGGCTCAACGGCGAACGCAACTGGCGTGACCTGCACCGCATGAGCTGGCAGGTGGTCCGCATCAGTGTGCTCATCGGGGCCGCGCTGGCCGCCGTGTATGCCGTGGGCCACCCCTGGATCGGTCCGCTGTTCACCAACGACCCCGCCGTGCAGGACCTCTTCCACGGCGTGTTCTGGATGGTGATCCTCACCCAGCCGATCAACGCGGTGGCCTTTGCGTTCGACGGCATCTTCAAGGGTGTGGGCGACGGGGCGGCCCTGCGCAACGCCCTCCTGTTCAGCACGCTCCTGGTCTTCGTGCCCGTGGCGTGGGCGGGGCATGAGGCCGGTTGGGAGCTCTACGGCGTGTGGAGCGCCTTTCTGGCTTGGATGATCGCGCGTGGTGTCTGGCTCGCGGTGGTCTTCCAACGCCGCCATGGACCGCACGCCGGCGCTGCGACCGCGCGTACTTTTGGCGCATGATGCCGTGGCGCACCGGCCTGCTGATCCTGAGCCTCGGTCTTTGGTCGGGGAGCTTCGCCCAGGACTACGTGGACACCACCGCGGCCCGGCGCAAGCCAGCGCAGGACCAGCCCCGCACGCTGAAGGAACGCATCTGGTTCGGCGGTGGGCTGGGCCTGGCCTTCGGCTCGGTGACCAACATCGCCGTGGAGCCGATGGTGGGCTACAAGATCACCCGCAACGGCAAGCTCTCCGCCGGCCTCGGCATCAGCTACCAGTACTATCGGGACAACCGGTTCGCACCGGCCTTCGAAACGAGCGTCTACGGCGGTCGCCTCTTCACGCGCTACCGCATCATCGACCAGCTGTTCGCCCACGTGGAATACAGCCAGATGAACTTCGAGCTCTATGACCGTTACCAGGACCGCTTCTTCCGGCGCTGGGTCCCCTTCCTGCTGATCGGCGGCGGATACTCGGCGCACCTGGGCGGCGGCACCTACCTGACGGCCACGGTGCTCTTCGACGTGATTCAGGACCCGCTCAGCCCGTACGCGGGCGGCGAACCGTGGATCGGGGCCGGGGTGGGCTTCGGCTTCTGAGCGGCCCGCCCCTTCCACCGCGGTTAGTTTTGCGTCCCCATGCCGCGCCTCTTCCGCGTTCTGCTCACCCTGCCGCTTCTGCTGGTGGAGTTGCTGCTGGGCGTGGCCGTGGCCCTGCTGCCGCTGCTGTTGCTGGACATGCGGCTCACGCCACCGCTGGCGCCTGGTGAGGTGGCCGGGCTGCCCGAACGCATTCCGCTCGGCGATGGAGGCTGGCGCACGGCGAACGGCTGGCTGGCCCCCACGCCGGACGGGCTGTGGGAGGCCTACGTGCAGGGCGGTGACCTGGAGCGCGGGCTGGCCATCGGATCCCTGGCCCGCGAGCTGATCCACAAGCAGGAGGAGCTCTTCGTCCAGCGCATCAAGGTGTTGGTGCCCGATGAGGACAAGCTGGGCTGGCTGCGCCACTTCATCGGCTTCTTCAACCGGGACATCGAGGAGCATGTACCGCTGGAGTACCGTCGCGAGATCTACGGGGAAAGCCGCGCCTTCGACCCCGCCTTCGACATGATCGGCACCGGCTACGAGCGGGCGCTGAACTACCATGCGGCCCACGACATCGGTCACGCGTTGCAGGACCTGGCCTTCGTGGGCTGCACCAGCTTCGCCGCGTGGGGCGAACGCACGGCGGACGGCCAGCTGCTCATCGGCCGCAACTTCGACTTCCATCTGGGTGAGGAGTTCGCCTGCGACAAGCTGGTGCTGGCCATGCGTCCGGACAGCGGTCACCCCTTCGTCATCGTCACCTGGGCCGGCATGCTGGGCGCGGTGAGCGGCATGAACCTCGAGGGCCTCACCGTCACCATCAACGCCTCGCGTTCGGCCCTGCCCACCGGCGCACGCACACCCATCAGCCTGCTGGCACGCGAGATCCTGCAGCACGCAGCCACGGTGGAGGAAGCTATGACCATCGCCGCCCGCCGCGAGGTCTTCGTCAGCGAGAGCATCCTGGTGGGCTCGGCGCGGGACGGGCGGGCGGTGGTGATCGAGAAGGCGCCGGACGGCATGGGGGTGCACGATCCCGGCAACGGGCTGGTGGTGTGCGCCAATCACTACCAGAGCGAGACCTTCTTCGGCTCACCGGTGAACCAGGCCAACCTGCGCGAGAGCGACAGCATGGCCCGCTTCCGGCGGATGCGCGCCCTTACGGTCACCGGGCCGCCGCTCACCCCGGACGATGCGGCGCGCATCCTGCGCGAACGGCGAGGTCCAGAGGGCCAGGAGGTGGGCCTCGGCAACCCCATGGCCATCGACCAGCTGATCGCCCACCACAGCGTGATCATGCAGCCCGGCGACCGACGCCTCTGGCTGGGCACCGGCCCGTACACGCTGGGCGCCTTCCGCTGTTACGACCTGCGGACCATCTTTGCCCACGACACCCCCGCGGACGTGC
Proteins encoded in this region:
- a CDS encoding MATE family efflux transporter; its protein translation is MAAPHPITRRDIDRLAVPAIISGIAEPLIALVDTAFVGSLGTADLGAVGIASSFFLLVVWVLAQTRSAVLSVVARHYGEERLDAVRGLVPIAIWMNVGLGIFFHLVTGPFAEDIFRLYNAEGAVLNKAVDYFHIRSIGFPLSLATFAITGAFRGIQNLSWSMWISLLGAAVNLLLNPLLIFGWGPVPGLGIEGSAWASVIAQAVMCCTALVMLRTRTSFPVWPRRWHHPELKGLWLLSGNLFARTMALNACYYLGNRYATGYGEAHIGAHSIAMQIWLFSAFFIDGYAAAGSVLAGRLNGERNWRDLHRMSWQVVRISVLIGAALAAVYAVGHPWIGPLFTNDPAVQDLFHGVFWMVILTQPINAVAFAFDGIFKGVGDGAALRNALLFSTLLVFVPVAWAGHEAGWELYGVWSAFLAWMIARGVWLAVVFQRRHGPHAGAATARTFGA